The DNA segment GCGATCGGGTCGGCGAAGCCCTCGGGCATGACGCCCACCACGGTGAACGGCTCGCCGCTCATCGTCAGGCTGCGCCCGAGGACGCGCGGGTCGCCGTGAAACCGCTCGAGCCACAGCCGATGGCTCAGCACCACGAGCGGCGCGCCGACGCCCTCGTCGATGTTCGGCCCGTTCTCCTCGTCCCGGTCGAAGCCGCGGCCCAGCGCCGGCGGCGTGCGCAGCACGTCGAAGTAGTCGGCGCTCACCTGCAGCGTGCGGATCCGGCGGACGTCGTCGCCGGAGCCGATGTCGGCGCCGGTCTCGTCGTACGTGTTGGTGGCGGCGATGGCCTGCAGCGTGCTCGACGGCCCGCGGTAGGCGAGGAAATGGACCGGCGTCACGAACGACTCGGCCGTCGGGCGCTGGACCCACGCGGCGTAGATCCGCACCAGCTGTCCCGGCGAGGCGTAGGGGAGCGGCTTGAGGAGCACCGCGTCCACGGCGCTGAAGACGGCCGTGGTGCCGCCGATGCCGAGCGCCAGGGTGAGGACGACGGCGGTGGTGAAGCCCGGGCTGGTCCGCAGGCTCCGCCACGCGTAGCCCAGGTCCCGCGCGGCGACGTCGAGCCAGGAGACGCCGCGCTCGTCGCGACTCTCGTCCTTGGTGCGCTCGACGCCGCCCAGCGCGATGCGCGCTTGCCGCATCGCCTCGGCCGGTTCCACGCCGGCCTGCACGAGCTGCTCGGCCTCGCGTTCGAGGTGGTAGCGCAGCTCCTCGTCGAGGTCGCGCTCCAGCCCGCCCCGCCGGAACACCGCGCGCAGCCGGTAGCGCGCCTCGCTCAGCCACTCGCGCAGCACGGCCGTCCTGCCTACGCCATCCTCAGGACCAGCGCCACCGCCGCCGTCAGCTGCCGCCAGCTGTCGGCCTCGGTCTCGAGCTGCTTCCGCCCCGTGCGCGTCAGCTCGTAGAACTTGGCCCGGCGGTTGTTGTCGGACGCGCCCCAGCGGGGCGCGATCCAGCCGCGCCGCTCCAGGCGGTGCAGCGCCGGATACAGCGAGCCCTGCGGCACCTGCAGCGTGGCGCGCGAGACCTGGTGGAGACGCTCGGAGATCGCCCAGCCGTGCTGCGGGCCGAGCGACAGCGCCTTCAGGATCAGCAGGTCCAGGGTGCCCTGCGGGAGATCGAGCCGCTCGTCGGTCACGCGTGTCCCCTTGCGCTTCTACAGGACAGGATAGGCACCCACCTGTAGAAGTGCAAGGGGAGCGCCGGCCCGCGCGGCCGGGATCCGCGGACGGCCGCGCGCCAGGCCCCGCGTCAGAACCCCGCCGGCCGCTCGGCGACGACCCCGACGGCGCTCTCGAGCGCCAGGCCCGCGCGCGCCAGCGTCCCCTCGTCGAACAGGCGCCCGATCAGCGTGATGCCGTGCGGGACGCGCCGCGGCGGCGAGAACTTGGGGAGTGGATGCGCCGGATCCGGTGCCCAGTCGCTGCGCGCCTCCGCGACCTCGACGAAGCCCGCCCGCAGGGTGAGCGAGGGGTGGCCGGTGAAGTTGGTGATCGTCAGCTGCTCGTCCCGGAGCGAGGGCACCTGCAGCAGGTCCACCTGCGAGAGGACGCGCGCCATCTCCTGCGCCACCCGCCGGCGCAGCCGGTCGGCCTGCACCAGGTCCACCGCCGAGAGGAACCGCGACTGGCGGAACAGGTTGGGCCAGGCGTCGTCCACCTGCATCCGCAGCGTGTCGTCCTGCCCGCCGAGCGTCAGCTCCTCGAACGACGCGGCAGCCTCGGCGAACAGGACCGGCATCAGGGACGAATAGGGCCAGTCCGGCAGCGTCACGGGCGTCGGCACCATCCCGAGCGAGCGCATGGTCTCGAGCGCGGTGCGGTCCACGTCGGTCGCGGGGCTCTCCTTCATCCACGCGTCGACGTAGCCGACCTTGAGGCCCCGGACCGGCCGGGTGGCGTCGAAGTCCAGCCGGCACGGCACGCTCGACGGGTCGCCCGCGTCGGGACCGGTGATCGCGCGCAGCACCAGCATCGCGTCCTCGACCGACCGCGTCATCGGGCCGAGCTTGTCGAGCGACCAGCAGAGCGTCATGGCGCCGCCGCGCGGCACGCGGCCGAACGTCGGCCGCAGGCCGGTCAGTCCGCAGCGCATCGACGGGCTCACAATGCTGCCGTCGGTCTCGCTGCCGATGGCGAACGCGACCAGGCCCGCGGCGGTCGCGGCGCCCGGTCCGCAGCTGGACCCGGACGCCCCCTCCTCGAGCAGCCAGGGGTTCATCGTCTGGCCGCCGAACCAGACGTCGTTGAGCGCCAGGGCGCCGAGCGAGAGCTTGGCCACCAGCACCGCGCCCGCCTCGTCGAGCCGCCGCACCACCGTGGAATCCTCGGCCGGGATCCGGTCCCGGAACGGCTCCGCCCCCCAGGTCGTCCGGATGCCCGCGGTGTCGAGCAGGTCCTTGACCCCGTACGGAATGCCGTGCAGGGGGCCGCGGTACCGGCCCGCCGCCATCTCGCGGTCGGCCTGCGCCGCCCGGTCCAGCGCGCGGTCCTTCGCGAGGGTGATGACGGCGTTGACCTTCGCGTTGAGCCGCTCGATGCGGCTCAGGTAGATGCCGGTGAGCCGGGTCGAGGTGAGCTGGCGCGACTCGATCCAGCGCGAGAGCCGCGCCACCGGCGCGAAGGCGATGTCGTCGTCGCTCGATGGCAGCGGCGCGACGGCTGCGCTGCGGACGAACCGGTCGCGCGGGGGCCCCGCCTGGGCGCCGGGGATCGCCGGGTTCCACCCCAGCGCCGGCGTGTCGGTCGGAGCCAGGGCGACCTTGCGCGGGCCGGCCCGCCGCTCGAGGTACGGCGCCAGGGATCTGCGCCACGAGCGCGCGGCCTGCGTCCGGTGCGCGGGCGTCATCGCGACCTGCGCCAGCTTCTCGGCCTCGGCGAAAGTCGCCTCGGTGACCGGCGGGCCGGAGCCTGGGCCTGTCCCGAAGGTCGGCGGCGCGCCGGGCGCCGGCGTCTGCTGGCCGGCCGCGGCGCTCGCGCCCCTGCCGCCCTCGCGGCAGGCGCCGGCGACGGCGAGCAGGGCGACGGGCGCCTGGATCAGGAACTGGCGGCGGGTGTTCATCACGGCCTCCGGAGCGGTGCGGTAGCGGTCCGGCTCGGATGCGACGGGGGTGCCCAATAATACGCCCCGGCCCGCGCGCCGCACGACCGGGCCGGCGCCGCCCGCGGCCGGACGGCGACGCCCGCCGGCACGTCACGACACCTCGAGCGGCCCGAACCCCCGCAACAGGGACGTCTCCAGCTCCCGCTGGCGCACGAGCTGCCGCACCACCAGCGCCGGCGGGAAGCGGCGCATCACCCAGCCGTGCCACCAGGCGCGGAGCGCGCTCCGCGTCAGCAGCAGGTCGAGGTTCGACTCGGCAGCGCGGTGGTAGTGCGCGATGACCGGCTGCATCAGGCCGTTGAAGGTCGCCAGCGCGCGCGGCACGTCCGGAGTCTCGCGCAGCGACTTGTCGAGCGCCTCGGCGCCCAGCAGACCCATGGAGGCCCCCATGCCCGACAGGAAGCTCGGGCAGTACCCCGCGTCGCCGAGCAGGACCACCCGGCCCCTCGACAGCTCCGGCAGCGAGATCATTCCGACGCTGTCGCAGAAGACGTAGGCGCTGTCGGCCACGCGATCCACCAGGTCGCGGATCTTCGGCGGGAAGCGGTGACACGCCTGGTGCATCAGTGGGCGGACCTGATCCGACGGCGTGCCCGGGTTCAGCACGCCGCGGAAATACGACTGGATCACCAGCTTCCCATCCGGAAGAGGGAACAGCTGCACCGTCGTCCCCGGCTCGACGAACAGCTGGCACACCCGGTCGGGGACGTCGTGGCTCCCGTCCACCACCGCGGCGGAGTAGATGACGTCGAAGGGGCGGAATCCCTGGTCGCCCCACACCATCCGCCTGGTCGCCGAGCGGAGCCCCTCGGCGACCACGACGAGATCGAACCGCTCGCGGCGGCCGTCGGACCAGGCCACGTCGACCCCGGCCGCGCCCGGCTCGAGTGCCGTGAGGTGCACGCCGAACCGCACGGGGACGACCGTGTCCGCGGCGGCGAACAGCACGTGGTGCAGATCGGACCGCAGCAGGAAGACCGACCCCTTCACCGCCCGGTTCAGCAGCTCGAGCGGGAACTCCTGCACGAACTCGCCCTTCGCGTCGTACACCTGCGTGACGCGATACGGGATGCCGACGCGCCGGACTGCGTCCAGCAGCCCGAGAGAATGGACGATGCCGAGGCCGAAGTACTTGAGCGACAGCATGTAGCCGAGCCGGCGGAACGCCGGTGCGCTGTCCACCGTGACCACGTCGTGGCCGCTCGCGCGCAGGAACAGCGTCGCCGCGGAGCCGGTGATGCCGGCGCCCGACACCAGGATTCTCACCGCGCGGCCTCCGCGCCGATCGGCGTGGACCTCGCCATCACCCTGGGCGCCCGGTCCGGCTTCTCCTTCTTCAACCGAGGCCGACCAGGATCTCGGTCTCGCCGACCGCGAGTTCGACGCCGGCCGCCTTGGCGGCCTCGGCGAGCGCGGCCCTGAGCATCGCCACCGGGTCCCGGCTCACCTCGAGCCGCCGCAGCAGCCCCTCGCCCTTCTTCGTGCCCACCGTGAGGGTGATCTTGAGCCCGCGGCGCTTGCACGCCACGCGGGTGCCGTCGTCGAGCGTGACGTTCATCGGCTTGATGAACGCGTCGGCGTAGTGCACGCCCACGCCCGACTTGTCGGCGAACTGCGGCGGCAGCTTCTCCGCCGCCGCCTGGTTGACGTCGCACAGCTTCTTCATCGTCGCTCCGCGTGACCGTTCAGGTTCCCGGCCGCGGCGAGCCGCCCGGAGTCGGGCGCCGCCGCTTCAGCCCGCCACCGGCGCGTCCTCGCGCGCCAGCGCGCAGTGCAGCACTTCCAGCGCCAGCCCCCACTTGTGCTCGCGGCTCGACGCCGTGCAGTAGCAGCCGGCGGCGCTGGTGCCCCGCCGCCAGCTCACCACCGCGTCGAGCGGGTGGCCGAGCAGCGGCCGCTCGGTGGCGATGGCGCGCATCAGGGCCTCGCCGTCGGCGAGGTACTCGCACATGAACTTGTGCCCGAGGTCGCCCGGCACCGGGGCGCAGGAGAGATCCACGATCCGGTAGCCCTCCTCCCGCGACGCGAGCCGGATCCGGTACTCGAACGCCAGCGGCTGGCCGAGGTTCGAGCAGGTGGTGCCGTCGTAGCGGAAGGTCGCCTCGACCGACCCGTCGGCGAGGCATCGCATCCGCAGCCGCTCGTCGGCCCAGCGCCGCAGCACCGCGGGCGCCACCGAGTAGCGGGCGCCGGCCGTGAGCGGCACTCGTGCACCGGCGCCGGCCCCGTTCCCCCCGGCACCGGCCGTGGCGCCGTCGTCGGGCGACGGGTGCACCGACTCCAGCTGGCGGAGCGGACGGCGGTACGGCGCGCGCCGGTAGCGGCACCCCGCGAGCGCGCAGTTCGCGCACGGCACCAGCGTGGTGAGGCGCTGGACGCGCTCGACGTGCGGCGTGAGGCCGAACACCGCGAGCAGCGACTTCTTGGGGCGCAGCATCCCGGTCGGCAGCGCGCGCACGCCCTCGGGCAGGTCGCCGCGGCGCTCGAGGCCCACGAGATCCAGCAGCCTGCCCTGGTCGCCGATGTCCCAGTCGGGGTAGCCCGGGCTGTAGTGCGGCAGGACGGCGAGCGCGCGGCCGTCGGCCCACTCGCAGAGCCGGAACGCGGCCGCCGCGACCAGCGCCTCGACCACCGCCGAGCCGTACACCTCGAGGAAGAAGTACTCGTCGGGCTTCCCCTCCTCCCACAGCCAGCGCGCGTGCTCCTCGCACGCGCCGCCCGCGCCCACCGCCACCAGCATCGCCGACGTGGCCCCGGCCTGCGCCAGCATCTCGCCCAGGCGCGGGGCGTCGAAGGCCGTCCCCTCGATCTCGACGCGCCCGCCGGCCAGCGACAGGCCGCCGGCCTGCCGGGCGAACCACCACGGCCGGCCGTGCCCGGCGTACCAGCTCCGCGCCCACGCGGCCAGCTCCAGCGAGCGGCCGGTGACCTCGTGTTCCCGGGGCCAGCCCAGGAGGCGCCGGTACTCCGGCTCCTGGACCACGACCGCGGGCGCGGGGTCGGCCAGCTCGAGCAGCGCGGCGGCGCTCATCGGGCCGCGAGAAGCCTCGGCCGCCCCGTCACCGTCCGTCGCGCCGCCCGCACGATCCCGCTCGGCCGTCATGGCGTCACCGCGGCGCCCCCGGCGCCGGCGGCGGCGCCACCGGCGTCTCCACGGGCTGGAACTGGCAACCCTCCACGAAGTAGTGGAAGAAGTCCGGATGCGTCTCGAGCCGCACGTGCTCCACGCGCTCGACCAGCTGCTCCAGCTCCGCGCGCCGCGCCCGCGACAGCAGCGCGATGCTGGCGCCCTCGATGGCGGCGTTGCCCACCTGCCGGATCCGGGCGCCGTCGAGGTTCGGGATGAGCCCGATGCGCCGGGCCGAGTCCAGGTCGAGGT comes from the Gemmatimonadales bacterium genome and includes:
- a CDS encoding ABC transporter permease; this translates as MLREWLSEARYRLRAVFRRGGLERDLDEELRYHLEREAEQLVQAGVEPAEAMRQARIALGGVERTKDESRDERGVSWLDVAARDLGYAWRSLRTSPGFTTAVVLTLALGIGGTTAVFSAVDAVLLKPLPYASPGQLVRIYAAWVQRPTAESFVTPVHFLAYRGPSSTLQAIAATNTYDETGADIGSGDDVRRIRTLQVSADYFDVLRTPPALGRGFDRDEENGPNIDEGVGAPLVVLSHRLWLERFHGDPRVLGRSLTMSGEPFTVVGVMPEGFADPIA
- a CDS encoding PadR family transcriptional regulator — its product is MTDERLDLPQGTLDLLILKALSLGPQHGWAISERLHQVSRATLQVPQGSLYPALHRLERRGWIAPRWGASDNNRRAKFYELTRTGRKQLETEADSWRQLTAAVALVLRMA
- a CDS encoding amidase → MNTRRQFLIQAPVALLAVAGACREGGRGASAAAGQQTPAPGAPPTFGTGPGSGPPVTEATFAEAEKLAQVAMTPAHRTQAARSWRRSLAPYLERRAGPRKVALAPTDTPALGWNPAIPGAQAGPPRDRFVRSAAVAPLPSSDDDIAFAPVARLSRWIESRQLTSTRLTGIYLSRIERLNAKVNAVITLAKDRALDRAAQADREMAAGRYRGPLHGIPYGVKDLLDTAGIRTTWGAEPFRDRIPAEDSTVVRRLDEAGAVLVAKLSLGALALNDVWFGGQTMNPWLLEEGASGSSCGPGAATAAGLVAFAIGSETDGSIVSPSMRCGLTGLRPTFGRVPRGGAMTLCWSLDKLGPMTRSVEDAMLVLRAITGPDAGDPSSVPCRLDFDATRPVRGLKVGYVDAWMKESPATDVDRTALETMRSLGMVPTPVTLPDWPYSSLMPVLFAEAAASFEELTLGGQDDTLRMQVDDAWPNLFRQSRFLSAVDLVQADRLRRRVAQEMARVLSQVDLLQVPSLRDEQLTITNFTGHPSLTLRAGFVEVAEARSDWAPDPAHPLPKFSPPRRVPHGITLIGRLFDEGTLARAGLALESAVGVVAERPAGF
- a CDS encoding FAD-dependent monooxygenase, which produces MRILVSGAGITGSAATLFLRASGHDVVTVDSAPAFRRLGYMLSLKYFGLGIVHSLGLLDAVRRVGIPYRVTQVYDAKGEFVQEFPLELLNRAVKGSVFLLRSDLHHVLFAAADTVVPVRFGVHLTALEPGAAGVDVAWSDGRRERFDLVVVAEGLRSATRRMVWGDQGFRPFDVIYSAAVVDGSHDVPDRVCQLFVEPGTTVQLFPLPDGKLVIQSYFRGVLNPGTPSDQVRPLMHQACHRFPPKIRDLVDRVADSAYVFCDSVGMISLPELSRGRVVLLGDAGYCPSFLSGMGASMGLLGAEALDKSLRETPDVPRALATFNGLMQPVIAHYHRAAESNLDLLLTRSALRAWWHGWVMRRFPPALVVRQLVRQRELETSLLRGFGPLEVS